Within the Fervidobacterium gondwanense DSM 13020 genome, the region CCCACATACAAGACCTTGAAAGGCACAACATAACCCCAATAGATATGGTAGTTGTTAATCTGTACCCATTTGAAGAAATTCAAAAACAAACAAGAGACGAGGACGTGCTCATCGAAAACATAGACATCGGTGGAGTTGCACTGCTGAGAGCGTCAGCAAAAAACCATCGAAACGTTGTCGTTGTCTGTGATCCGGCAGACTACGAGAAAATTATCAAATCACTTGACTTATGTGGAGACGTGCAGTTGCATGATAGAAGAATCTTGGCACTCAAAGCATTTTACTATACTATGAAATACGATGCGACAATCCATAGAGTGCTATCTGAGCTGTTTGCTTCGGAAAAATTTGAACACATGACGTTCGAAAGATTTTCCAATCCACACGTAGATTACGAGGTTCTTGACAAAGTTGATGACAAATTAATAAAACTCAGTGAGCACACATCAGAATCGTTAGCTATCACATTGGGCGCCATCGTTGTTTCACTTGACCATAGCCTTATAGTCGGTTTCAACGATTCCACACCAACTTCTATGGTAAACATACGAAACTCAGGTGGTAGGTTGTGCGATTTAACAGGTACAACCGTTGTGCTCAGAAGGTTGACAAACGACATTGCAAGGAAACTTAAGGAAAGTACGTTCAAGACTATCGCCTGTGAGGAAATAGAAGACATAGACTTTGCAAAAGAAAGCTTAAAAAATAAAAAGATAATAACGTACTCTTACTTAAAATCGTTAGATAACCTTGAAAATATAAAAACAGCATCGCTGTTAGAAAACATACTTTTAAGAACAACAGTAAATGTTTCCAACGCACCTCAACTTCTCTTAGCACTAATGCCGAAGTATAGCATCATCGCAGAATTAGAAGATGGGTTCTTCAAATTCGAAGTTGACCTATTAAGCCCAACAGAAGCTCTTGAAAAGATATTAGAAAAGACTCCTGTAAAGATAATAAACGTATACGTAAATGGTCCAGTGGATAGTTTATTTAAGAAAATGTGCGGCGAAAACGGAATAAACATCTTCACTATTTAGAAATTGGCACGGTTTTTAGAATAACCCCTTTAGCCAAGCTTGTGAGCATGCTCACAAGCTTTTTTGTTAATTCGTACAAATTCTCCAATCTTCCTTCTTCCTCAGCTTTCTGAAAATCTTCTATCCGAACTCTTCTTTCAAAAAGGATTGATCCGAACGCTTTCTTAATCTCTTCGTGTATCGAAAAAAACGATGTGTATGAGTAAACAATGGCTTCATAAATCAGCTGTTCATCGGAAATTGGAAGTATGAGTGGCTTTGAGGACTTTATCAACTCCCGAAACTCATACTTACTTTTTGAAAAATATAAAAGAAACGTCATATAATCATCGTAAGCGGAATGTGCGTTTCTCAATAACATTCTCATCCTTTCGTCGAACAGATACAATAGCAGTTCTGGAACTGTTCCGGGTCTGACATGATACGGCTGCATCAAATCCTCCAAATAGTGCAAAGAATATGCTAGAAACCTAT harbors:
- a CDS encoding IMP cyclohydrolase codes for the protein MNIKRALISVSDKTGIVEFAKELEKRGVEVISTGGTAHLLSESGINVKQVSDVTGFPEILGGRVKTLHPFIFGGILANFDEKSHIQDLERHNITPIDMVVVNLYPFEEIQKQTRDEDVLIENIDIGGVALLRASAKNHRNVVVVCDPADYEKIIKSLDLCGDVQLHDRRILALKAFYYTMKYDATIHRVLSELFASEKFEHMTFERFSNPHVDYEVLDKVDDKLIKLSEHTSESLAITLGAIVVSLDHSLIVGFNDSTPTSMVNIRNSGGRLCDLTGTTVVLRRLTNDIARKLKESTFKTIACEEIEDIDFAKESLKNKKIITYSYLKSLDNLENIKTASLLENILLRTTVNVSNAPQLLLALMPKYSIIAELEDGFFKFEVDLLSPTEALEKILEKTPVKIINVYVNGPVDSLFKKMCGENGINIFTI